The following coding sequences lie in one Methylotuvimicrobium alcaliphilum 20Z genomic window:
- the cobT gene encoding nicotinate-nucleotide--dimethylbenzimidazole phosphoribosyltransferase — protein sequence MQTHFLINPLDHPLTAALQDKIDQKTKPLGSLGRLEALALRIGLIQNTLSPTLTNPAIVIFAGDHGIAANGVSAYPQSVTAQMVANFLAGGAAISVIAKHNRLDLWIVDAGVNADLNRHPKLIEAKIGKGTRNFLDAPAMTESECAQAMQAGADIVQERHRAECNCIGFGEMGIGNTSSASLLMHCLTGIPLAQCVGRGTGLSDAQLSHKLSILNQALARHPGQRDPLAALSIFGGFEIAMMAGAYLKAAELGMLIIVDGFIAGSALLVAAKCHPEVLDYCVFSHVSDEQGHRALLDHFGAQALLDLELRLGEGSGAALAYPLIISAVAMLNEMASFAEAGVDGG from the coding sequence ATGCAAACTCACTTTTTGATCAATCCGCTAGACCACCCCCTTACCGCCGCGCTACAAGACAAAATCGACCAAAAGACCAAGCCTTTGGGTTCGCTAGGCCGATTGGAAGCACTGGCGCTGCGCATCGGGCTAATACAAAACACATTATCGCCGACGCTGACAAACCCGGCTATCGTGATTTTTGCCGGCGATCACGGCATCGCAGCAAACGGCGTCAGCGCCTATCCGCAAAGCGTCACCGCGCAAATGGTCGCCAATTTTTTGGCGGGCGGGGCCGCCATCAGCGTTATTGCCAAGCACAACCGCCTCGACCTGTGGATCGTCGATGCCGGCGTCAATGCCGATCTAAACCGGCACCCTAAATTGATCGAAGCTAAAATCGGCAAAGGCACGCGTAATTTTTTAGATGCGCCGGCAATGACCGAGAGCGAATGCGCCCAAGCCATGCAAGCCGGCGCCGATATCGTACAGGAACGCCACCGGGCAGAATGCAATTGTATCGGCTTCGGCGAAATGGGCATCGGCAATACCTCTTCCGCCTCGCTGTTGATGCATTGCTTGACCGGTATACCGCTGGCGCAATGCGTCGGACGCGGCACCGGACTAAGCGATGCGCAACTGAGCCATAAGTTGTCGATATTGAATCAAGCCTTGGCACGGCACCCCGGCCAACGCGATCCATTGGCGGCATTGAGCATCTTCGGCGGCTTTGAAATCGCGATGATGGCAGGCGCTTATTTGAAAGCCGCCGAACTGGGCATGTTAATCATCGTCGACGGCTTTATCGCCGGCAGCGCATTGTTGGTTGCGGCGAAATGCCATCCTGAGGTTTTGGATTATTGCGTGTTTAGCCATGTCTCGGACGAACAAGGACATCGAGCACTGCTCGATCACTTCGGCGCACAAGCCTTGCTCGATCTTGAACTGCGCCTCGGCGAAGGCTCGGGCGCGGCGCTAGCTTATCCTTTAATTATCTCGGCGGTTGCGATGCTGAACGAAATGGCCAGCTTTGCCGAGGCTGGCGTGGATGGGGGTTGA
- a CDS encoding phage integrase N-terminal SAM-like domain-containing protein: protein MRNTSVPTSGNSTILWDQVWAKIRLRHCSNRTEQAYTDWIKRYILHFGKRHPRDLGASEAVQFLTHLAVSGKVAAST, encoded by the coding sequence ATGCGAAATACGTCAGTGCCGACTTCGGGGAATTCAACGATATTATGGGATCAAGTATGGGCTAAGATTCGTTTGAGGCACTGTAGCAATCGTACCGAACAGGCCTATACGGACTGGATTAAACGCTATATTCTGCATTTTGGCAAGCGTCATCCGCGTGACTTGGGCGCTAGTGAAGCGGTGCAGTTTTTGACGCATTTGGCGGTCAGCGGCAAAGTGGCGGCCTCCACGTAA
- a CDS encoding type II toxin-antitoxin system HicA family toxin yields the protein MKRGNFIRELVEAGCYLKRHGNKHDIYANPANGKQTPVPRHSEIKESLCRLIKGQLGI from the coding sequence GTGAAACGAGGAAACTTTATTAGAGAATTGGTTGAAGCAGGCTGTTACCTTAAACGTCATGGCAATAAGCACGATATTTATGCAAATCCTGCCAATGGTAAACAAACTCCAGTTCCAAGACATTCCGAAATAAAAGAGAGTCTTTGTCGGCTTATCAAAGGGCAATTGGGGATATGA
- a CDS encoding type II toxin-antitoxin system HicB family antitoxin — MKRAFTLEYWLDDGWYIGKLKEIPGVFSQGETLEELEENIEDAYKLLMAEEVQTNHPASQIKEVFVEVA; from the coding sequence ATGAAACGTGCATTTACTCTCGAGTATTGGTTGGATGATGGATGGTATATTGGCAAACTTAAGGAAATCCCTGGGGTTTTTAGCCAGGGTGAGACACTAGAGGAGTTGGAAGAAAATATTGAAGATGCTTATAAACTTTTAATGGCAGAGGAGGTGCAAACCAACCACCCAGCATCACAAATAAAAGAAGTCTTCGTCGAAGTAGCGTGA
- a CDS encoding DUF29 domain-containing protein, whose amino-acid sequence MHSYESDIVAWANEQAALLRAGQFNMLDLEHIADEIEDVGKSERRELKSRMAVLLAHLLKWQYQAGFRSKSWQRAIKEQRRGIAGSLKETPSLKTDLTQPDWREWVWSDAVSLAVKETGLDCFPESCPWSIEQVMNSEFWPE is encoded by the coding sequence ATGCATAGCTACGAATCAGACATTGTTGCATGGGCGAACGAGCAGGCCGCGCTGCTCCGTGCGGGCCAGTTCAACATGCTCGACCTTGAACATATTGCGGATGAGATTGAAGACGTGGGCAAAAGCGAACGAAGAGAATTGAAAAGTAGAATGGCTGTTTTGCTGGCCCATCTACTGAAATGGCAATATCAGGCAGGCTTTCGCAGTAAAAGCTGGCAGCGGGCAATCAAGGAGCAACGTCGAGGGATTGCAGGTTCCTTGAAAGAAACCCCCAGTCTTAAAACCGATTTGACTCAACCCGATTGGCGGGAATGGGTGTGGTCCGATGCCGTCAGTCTTGCGGTAAAGGAAACAGGACTCGATTGCTTCCCCGAGTCCTGTCCATGGAGCATTGAGCAGGTTATGAATTCTGAGTTTTGGCCTGAATAA
- a CDS encoding TonB-dependent receptor domain-containing protein, whose product MRTFFLSPLLFTGFHLPALADSAPDETPLHLPEMLITATRSDSPKEHLATASTVYTREDIERLQVNTLPELLRGSTGLDITQQGGYGKNSSVFIRGTNSGHVLVLVDGIRFGSVTSGTSPFELLPIDQIERVEIIRGPQSSLWGAEALGGVIQIFTRKGAQKEKPTITIDAGGGSFNTAKASGTISGRYQNSWYTLGASHFNSQGFDARQPTTGFFGVDEPDKDGFYNTGLNARLGHRFDNNAEMEATYMRSEGRNDFDGTPNRMEFVNQVIGLSGAIDVIDNWRSTLRLGQSRDDADNFSPDGTFFSRFDSTRWNASWLNAIQLSDDHQLTLGADYRLDEADSTTDYTELSRYDVGVFGEWHGRFFDNHHLNGSIRWDENEAFGDFVTGSIGWRSNWDYGISTFANFGNGFKAPSFNQLYWPGFGNPNLMAEESKSVEVGLAGNHDWLQWEIRAYHTDLDNLIVYVFDPATFNLSAENIGKAQINGIEAEIGTQIFGWNAKLGMNLLRPVDRETNNRLPRRTDRMLSFDLSRSFGPVDVGAFLLAEGYRYDDAANTTKVSGYATVDLRSAYHINKNWTISAQLNNLLDKQYQLVDTYNTADRNFFVSIRYNI is encoded by the coding sequence ATGCGAACATTCTTTTTAAGCCCACTGTTATTCACCGGCTTCCATCTTCCGGCCTTGGCCGACTCGGCCCCGGACGAAACACCGTTACATTTACCCGAGATGTTGATCACGGCAACTCGGTCCGACAGCCCCAAAGAACATCTGGCAACCGCCAGCACCGTCTATACTCGCGAAGACATCGAACGACTTCAGGTCAACACCTTGCCGGAATTGCTCCGAGGTTCGACCGGACTCGATATCACACAACAAGGCGGATACGGAAAAAACTCCAGCGTCTTCATACGCGGCACCAATTCCGGCCATGTCTTGGTCTTGGTCGACGGCATCCGCTTCGGTTCTGTCACCTCCGGTACTTCGCCGTTCGAACTGCTGCCGATCGATCAAATCGAACGCGTCGAGATCATTCGCGGTCCGCAATCCAGTCTTTGGGGCGCCGAAGCCTTGGGCGGCGTCATTCAAATTTTTACCCGCAAAGGCGCACAAAAAGAAAAACCGACGATCACGATCGATGCCGGCGGCGGCTCGTTTAATACCGCGAAGGCTTCGGGCACGATCAGCGGGCGTTATCAAAATAGTTGGTATACCCTCGGCGCGTCGCATTTCAATTCGCAAGGCTTCGACGCACGGCAACCGACTACCGGTTTTTTCGGGGTGGATGAGCCCGATAAAGACGGTTTCTATAATACCGGCCTCAATGCACGCTTGGGCCATCGCTTCGATAACAATGCCGAGATGGAAGCCACCTACATGCGCTCGGAAGGTCGCAACGACTTCGACGGCACGCCGAATAGAATGGAATTCGTCAATCAGGTCATCGGCCTGAGCGGCGCCATCGATGTCATCGACAATTGGCGCTCGACCTTACGGTTAGGGCAAAGCCGAGACGACGCCGACAATTTCAGTCCGGACGGCACGTTTTTCAGCCGTTTCGACAGCACGCGCTGGAATGCCAGTTGGTTGAATGCGATCCAATTGTCGGACGATCATCAATTGACACTCGGGGCCGATTACCGTTTGGATGAAGCGGATAGCACCACCGACTATACCGAGCTATCGCGTTACGATGTCGGCGTGTTCGGCGAATGGCACGGACGATTCTTCGATAACCATCATCTCAACGGTTCGATTCGTTGGGATGAAAACGAAGCCTTCGGCGATTTCGTCACCGGCAGCATCGGCTGGCGTTCCAATTGGGATTACGGCATCAGTACATTCGCGAATTTCGGCAACGGCTTCAAGGCCCCATCCTTCAACCAACTCTATTGGCCCGGTTTCGGCAACCCCAACTTAATGGCCGAGGAGTCGAAATCGGTCGAGGTCGGACTCGCGGGTAATCATGACTGGCTACAGTGGGAGATTCGCGCTTATCATACCGACCTAGATAACCTAATCGTCTATGTCTTTGATCCGGCAACGTTTAACTTATCCGCCGAAAACATCGGTAAAGCTCAAATCAACGGGATCGAAGCCGAAATCGGCACACAAATTTTCGGTTGGAACGCCAAACTGGGCATGAATTTGCTCCGCCCGGTCGACCGGGAAACGAATAATCGTCTGCCACGCCGCACCGATAGAATGTTATCATTCGATCTATCGAGATCGTTCGGTCCCGTCGACGTCGGTGCTTTCCTATTAGCCGAGGGCTATCGCTACGACGATGCCGCTAATACGACCAAAGTCAGCGGTTATGCGACCGTCGATTTACGCTCGGCCTATCACATCAATAAAAACTGGACCATTAGCGCTCAATTGAATAATCTGCTGGATAAACAATACCAATTGGTCGATACCTACAACACGGCCGATCGCAACTTTTTCGTTTCGATTCGCTACAACATCTAA
- a CDS encoding homoserine kinase — MSVYTSVTPAQLDAFFGAYDLGQVVDAAGIPDGIANSHYAVATTQGDYVLTLFEAQNSEELIPVIGLMQRLGTRNPLYPNPQADKQNRLLLNLNGKPALVCKRLAGRSLVSPTLDQCRQIGAQLARLHLDTRDCTFPIASHHDVLSIKALFEQVESQLSDADRELILGELQFQSEHEQQTLPGGVIHGDLFRDNALFADGQISGILDFYSACSDHWLRDIAVCANDWCRDDGIFNTQKLTALLSGYETLRPLSAIEHQHCNRMLRAASLRFWLSRLVHRYSNRPAALSQPKDPFVFKDLLVQHRHAAHA, encoded by the coding sequence ATGTCCGTTTATACCTCCGTCACACCCGCACAACTGGACGCCTTTTTCGGCGCTTACGATCTCGGCCAAGTAGTCGATGCAGCCGGTATTCCCGACGGCATCGCGAATAGCCATTATGCGGTCGCGACCACGCAAGGCGACTATGTCTTGACCTTGTTCGAGGCACAAAACAGCGAAGAACTGATCCCGGTGATCGGACTGATGCAACGCTTAGGTACTCGCAACCCGCTGTATCCGAATCCGCAGGCCGACAAACAAAACCGGCTCTTGCTCAACCTCAACGGCAAGCCGGCACTGGTCTGTAAACGCTTGGCCGGCCGATCCCTCGTTTCGCCTACGCTAGATCAATGCCGGCAAATCGGCGCGCAACTGGCTAGGCTGCATCTCGACACGCGGGACTGCACCTTTCCGATCGCAAGCCATCATGACGTTTTGTCGATCAAAGCCTTGTTCGAGCAAGTCGAGAGTCAACTGTCCGACGCGGACCGCGAATTGATTCTCGGCGAACTGCAATTTCAGTCCGAACACGAACAACAAACGCTGCCCGGCGGCGTGATTCACGGCGACTTATTCCGGGATAATGCCTTATTCGCCGACGGACAAATCAGCGGCATACTCGATTTCTATAGTGCCTGCAGCGACCACTGGCTACGCGATATCGCCGTCTGCGCGAACGACTGGTGCCGAGACGACGGTATTTTCAACACACAAAAATTAACCGCACTGCTTTCGGGCTATGAAACCCTAAGACCCTTATCGGCAATCGAACATCAGCATTGCAACCGCATGCTCAGAGCCGCCTCGCTACGTTTTTGGCTATCGCGCCTCGTGCACCGTTACAGCAATCGCCCAGCCGCCCTGAGCCAACCCAAAGACCCGTTCGTTTTTAAAGATCTGCTCGTACAACACCGACACGCCGCCCATGCCTGA
- the bluB gene encoding 5,6-dimethylbenzimidazole synthase, whose translation MPDHRYSDAERAAIYRAIYERRDMRHFLPDPVEPDRLARIIAAAHHAPSVGFMQPWRFIRITRPDLRQAIHGQVEQERLQTARALQEREDEFMRIKVEGIMECAEIIIASLSDRRDEHIFGRRTLPEMDLASLSCAIQNMWLAARAEGLGLGWVSMFEPEALKRLLAMPDDSQPFAILCLGHVERFYDEPLLQQERWASRLELNDCLFENAWNNPCKLTF comes from the coding sequence ATGCCTGATCATCGCTATTCCGACGCCGAACGCGCCGCCATTTACCGCGCTATCTACGAGCGCCGCGATATGCGGCATTTTTTGCCCGACCCGGTCGAACCCGACAGATTAGCACGCATCATCGCGGCGGCGCACCACGCCCCAAGCGTCGGTTTCATGCAGCCCTGGCGTTTCATACGCATCACCCGTCCGGATTTACGCCAAGCCATACACGGCCAGGTCGAGCAGGAACGCCTGCAAACCGCCCGCGCCTTACAGGAGCGCGAAGACGAATTCATGCGCATCAAGGTCGAAGGCATCATGGAATGCGCCGAAATCATCATCGCCTCATTAAGCGACCGCCGAGACGAGCATATCTTCGGCCGGCGCACCCTGCCGGAAATGGATCTGGCCTCGTTATCCTGCGCGATCCAGAATATGTGGCTGGCCGCCCGGGCCGAAGGTCTGGGTTTGGGCTGGGTTTCGATGTTCGAGCCGGAAGCGCTGAAACGATTATTGGCGATGCCCGACGACAGCCAACCGTTCGCGATTTTATGTCTGGGCCATGTCGAGCGCTTTTATGACGAGCCGCTCTTGCAACAAGAACGGTGGGCATCGCGCTTGGAATTGAACGATTGTTTATTTGAAAACGCCTGGAACAACCCATGCAAACTCACTTTTTGA
- the cobS gene encoding adenosylcobinamide-GDP ribazoletransferase, whose protein sequence is MPSFHDFLLAVGFYTRLPCPAGLDYRRLPKSCVYLPLVGWLVGGISASVFWIALQIWPQDIAVVIALIAGILVTGAFHEDGFADVCDGFGGGYDKQRILDIMKDSQIGAYGALGLLLLLLLKFRLLTGLPAHLPPLALLAGHSISRWFPLYLMYRYDYARTQPSKSSGAVFKPDAKTLLLAGIPALLPFVLLPPLALTALIPMALVTLVLGRYFHRHIGGYTGDCLGAGQQVAEVVFYLFLNALWTFI, encoded by the coding sequence ATGCCTTCATTTCACGATTTCCTACTGGCCGTCGGCTTTTATACCCGGCTGCCCTGCCCGGCTGGCCTCGATTATCGACGGCTTCCGAAGTCCTGCGTTTACCTGCCGCTGGTCGGTTGGTTGGTCGGCGGTATTTCGGCATCGGTGTTCTGGATCGCTTTGCAAATCTGGCCGCAAGACATTGCGGTCGTTATCGCCTTGATCGCCGGGATTCTGGTTACCGGGGCTTTTCATGAGGACGGTTTTGCCGATGTCTGCGACGGTTTCGGCGGCGGCTACGATAAACAGCGCATTCTGGACATCATGAAAGACTCGCAGATCGGCGCCTATGGCGCGCTCGGCTTGTTATTGCTGCTTCTGTTGAAATTCAGGCTTTTGACCGGTTTACCGGCGCATCTGCCGCCGCTGGCTTTACTGGCGGGACATAGTATCAGCCGTTGGTTTCCGTTGTATTTGATGTACCGCTACGACTACGCCCGCACGCAGCCTAGCAAGTCGTCCGGCGCGGTATTCAAGCCCGATGCGAAAACTTTACTCTTGGCAGGCATTCCGGCGTTGCTGCCTTTTGTATTGCTGCCCCCTTTAGCCCTGACCGCGCTGATACCGATGGCGCTGGTCACGCTAGTGCTCGGCCGCTATTTTCATCGTCATATCGGCGGCTATACCGGAGACTGCTTGGGGGCCGGCCAGCAAGTCGCCGAAGTCGTTTTTTATCTTTTCCTAAACGCTCTATGGACATTTATTTGA
- a CDS encoding peroxiredoxin: protein MPNFQLPPDVLLSIPKDLPIPLNDRACEHLENMLLPDVSLWSINDQEINLSRLSGWNVIFCYPMTGRPGFAIPEGWVQIPGAAGCTPQVCSYRENYTEFNRNGIGIYGISTQTSETQKEAASRLGLPYPLLSDVNHYFSSTLKLPLLEVEGLKLLKRLTLITQSGMIKKCFYPVFPPDKNVIEVMAWLSENQA, encoded by the coding sequence GTGCCAAATTTTCAACTTCCACCCGATGTACTTCTATCTATTCCAAAGGATTTGCCAATTCCTTTGAATGATAGGGCATGTGAACATCTGGAAAACATGCTGTTGCCGGATGTTTCTCTATGGTCTATCAATGACCAAGAAATCAATCTATCCCGCTTGTCTGGCTGGAATGTGATTTTCTGCTATCCAATGACAGGTCGCCCAGGATTTGCCATTCCAGAAGGCTGGGTTCAAATTCCCGGTGCCGCTGGGTGTACGCCACAGGTATGTTCATATCGTGAAAACTATACTGAATTCAATCGTAATGGGATAGGCATTTACGGCATAAGTACTCAAACATCAGAGACACAAAAAGAAGCTGCTAGTCGATTAGGGTTGCCTTATCCGCTTTTGAGCGATGTCAATCATTATTTTTCCTCAACTTTGAAATTGCCCCTACTTGAAGTCGAAGGGTTAAAATTGCTCAAAAGATTGACGCTCATTACACAAAGTGGAATGATTAAAAAATGTTTTTATCCTGTCTTTCCACCAGATAAAAATGTTATTGAGGTGATGGCTTGGCTCTCCGAGAATCAAGCTTAA
- the cbiB gene encoding adenosylcobinamide-phosphate synthase CbiB, producing MFELAALAYLIDLRFGEFRTTHPVVLMGRFIEGYEGRYYRDNIRSGAILIASLLTLTLIVSLSIVYACQQLPYWLALPVLAVIASMGLAMHMLHASVSELLTSKQPRQALRYLVSRDTETMSDSEVYKAAIETWAENLSDGVIAPLFYLVLFGLPGLAVYKAVNTLDSMIAYKTDRYLHFGRVAAKLDDLANFIPARLTALLIILVSSDKKRAWQCLWRDADKLESPNAGRPIAAMAGALGVALGGDAMYHGRLKTKPALGDAIVPVTKTTLSKALSMKTPIDFTILGLLAVGFLLS from the coding sequence ATGTTTGAATTGGCGGCGCTGGCCTATTTGATCGACCTGCGTTTCGGCGAATTCCGCACGACCCACCCGGTCGTGCTGATGGGCCGCTTTATCGAAGGGTACGAAGGGCGTTATTACCGCGACAATATTCGATCAGGCGCGATATTGATCGCCAGTCTATTGACCTTGACCCTGATCGTAAGCCTCTCGATCGTTTACGCCTGCCAACAATTACCGTATTGGCTCGCCCTACCCGTTTTGGCCGTCATCGCATCAATGGGGCTTGCGATGCACATGCTCCATGCCAGCGTATCGGAACTGTTGACCTCAAAGCAGCCCCGGCAAGCCTTGCGTTACCTGGTGAGCCGCGATACCGAAACGATGAGCGATAGCGAGGTCTATAAGGCGGCGATTGAAACTTGGGCCGAAAACCTCAGCGACGGCGTCATCGCGCCTCTGTTTTATTTGGTCTTATTCGGCCTACCGGGCTTGGCCGTTTACAAAGCCGTCAATACCTTGGATTCGATGATCGCCTATAAAACCGACCGCTATCTTCATTTCGGCCGAGTCGCCGCCAAACTTGACGATCTCGCCAACTTCATCCCGGCCCGTTTGACGGCCTTGTTGATCATTTTAGTGTCGTCCGATAAAAAACGGGCTTGGCAATGCTTATGGCGGGACGCCGATAAACTGGAAAGCCCCAATGCCGGCCGGCCGATCGCCGCGATGGCGGGCGCCTTGGGCGTGGCATTGGGCGGCGATGCGATGTACCATGGCCGGCTGAAAACCAAACCGGCTCTGGGCGATGCCATCGTGCCGGTCACTAAAACCACGCTATCGAAAGCCTTGTCCATGAAAACACCCATTGATTTTACGATCCTCGGCCTATTGGCCGTTGGTTTCTTGCTGTCTTGA
- the cobC gene encoding alpha-ribazole phosphatase translates to MDIYLIRHTQTAAAKGLCYGRSDIPLADSFAREMEALRQKLPELAEDCRFYSSALSRCKRLADSLSDEVVTDERILELDFGDWEGVFFDEIDAKALNHWTQNFVDVPPPNGESFTDLCRRAGSFWQELIKTELSQAVVVTHAGVIRALLTHILKLSPAAAFQFRVDHGSLHKFQYSHQYTYIHYLNL, encoded by the coding sequence ATGGACATTTATTTGATTCGCCATACCCAAACCGCAGCCGCTAAAGGCTTATGTTACGGGCGGTCTGACATTCCCCTGGCGGACAGCTTTGCCCGGGAGATGGAAGCCCTACGGCAAAAATTGCCTGAACTAGCCGAAGACTGCCGGTTTTATAGCAGCGCACTCAGCCGTTGCAAACGTTTGGCTGATTCCCTATCCGATGAGGTCGTCACCGACGAACGGATTTTGGAGCTGGATTTCGGCGATTGGGAAGGCGTGTTTTTCGATGAAATCGACGCAAAAGCCCTAAACCATTGGACACAAAATTTCGTCGACGTCCCGCCGCCGAACGGCGAAAGTTTTACCGATTTATGCCGCCGTGCCGGCAGTTTTTGGCAAGAGCTCATCAAGACCGAGCTTTCGCAAGCCGTCGTCGTGACTCATGCCGGCGTGATTCGCGCCCTTCTGACCCATATCTTGAAGCTGTCGCCCGCTGCCGCCTTTCAATTCCGCGTCGATCATGGCTCTTTGCATAAATTTCAATATAGCCATCAATACACCTATATTCACTATCTCAATCTATGA
- a CDS encoding bifunctional adenosylcobinamide kinase/adenosylcobinamide-phosphate guanylyltransferase, translating into MKTLFIGGVKSGKSRLAEDYVLQRCGNEKPYYLATTEFFDDEMKTRVAVHQQRRQDSFVTIEEPVKLLAALQGLDRPVLVECVSMWLNNALYHQIPESDILQELDAVLQLPVELVLIHNEVGLGVIPDNRLARQFIDLSGKAAQLMGRHCERVFFCSAGLKLQMK; encoded by the coding sequence ATGAAGACCTTATTCATCGGCGGCGTCAAAAGCGGTAAATCGCGTTTGGCGGAAGACTATGTTTTACAGCGATGCGGGAATGAAAAACCCTATTATCTGGCGACGACCGAATTTTTCGACGACGAAATGAAGACCCGAGTGGCCGTTCACCAACAGCGCCGGCAGGATTCGTTCGTCACGATCGAGGAACCGGTCAAGCTGCTCGCCGCACTACAAGGCTTAGACCGTCCGGTATTGGTCGAGTGCGTGTCGATGTGGCTGAACAACGCCTTGTATCATCAAATTCCCGAATCCGACATTCTGCAGGAATTAGACGCCGTGTTGCAGCTTCCCGTCGAATTGGTCTTGATTCATAACGAGGTAGGCCTCGGCGTCATTCCCGACAATCGCTTAGCCCGGCAATTCATCGATTTATCGGGCAAGGCCGCGCAATTGATGGGGCGGCATTGCGAGCGAGTCTTTTTTTGCAGCGCCGGGTTGAAATTGCAGATGAAATAA
- a CDS encoding cobyric acid synthase, whose protein sequence is MKPLAIFGTSSDAGKTTIAMALCRIFADQGLSVAPFKAQNVSNNSAVTPDGREISRAQCLQAEAARVEPNHLFNPVLLKSHGNGSVQVIVNGLVDRNQSIADYYDSIGDLKLQVEQAFTTLRQSHDLVIAEGAGSPVELNLLHKDLSNSFVANTFGTKNILVADIERGGVFASIYGTLELMHPVMRKNLIGVVINKFRGDRRFFDEGETIIKERFGVPVLGVLPFEPLNIDMEDSQSLNNYRQRLNGVKIRIAAIAYPGLSNYNDLDVLMADEELHVELIQAYRPLSGFDMVLLPGSKTVLRDLRWLKQQGLFDEIERFDKAVFGICGGYQMLCRTLHDPDAIEHDRPGSESGFGFIDDEVFYRLPKIVRRGSYDLFDYPGLSGYEIHCGRMTQFPLFYRQGAVAGTHVHGIFDNDVFRTAYFKALTPDYRGYAYAVYRDAQIQGFADRVAANLDLSLILQALQEQA, encoded by the coding sequence ATGAAACCTTTAGCAATCTTCGGCACCAGCTCGGACGCCGGCAAAACCACGATAGCGATGGCCTTGTGCCGGATTTTTGCAGACCAGGGACTCAGCGTTGCGCCGTTTAAGGCGCAAAACGTCTCGAATAATTCGGCGGTGACCCCGGACGGCCGCGAAATCTCCCGCGCGCAATGCCTGCAAGCCGAGGCCGCGCGGGTCGAACCGAATCATTTGTTCAATCCGGTGCTGCTGAAATCGCACGGCAACGGTTCGGTGCAAGTGATCGTCAACGGCTTGGTTGATCGAAATCAATCGATTGCGGACTATTACGATTCGATAGGCGACCTTAAATTACAGGTTGAACAAGCCTTTACGACGCTCCGGCAGTCTCATGACTTGGTCATCGCCGAAGGCGCCGGCTCTCCGGTCGAACTCAATCTACTGCATAAAGACTTATCGAACAGTTTTGTCGCCAATACCTTCGGCACCAAAAACATTCTGGTCGCCGACATCGAACGGGGCGGCGTCTTCGCGTCGATTTACGGCACGCTGGAATTGATGCATCCTGTCATGCGCAAAAATTTGATCGGCGTCGTTATCAATAAATTCCGGGGCGATCGGCGTTTTTTCGATGAAGGCGAAACCATCATCAAAGAGCGCTTCGGCGTGCCGGTGCTCGGCGTATTGCCGTTCGAGCCGCTCAATATCGACATGGAAGATTCGCAATCGCTCAATAATTACCGGCAACGCCTGAACGGCGTCAAGATTCGTATTGCCGCGATCGCCTACCCCGGCTTGAGCAATTATAACGATCTGGACGTATTGATGGCGGATGAAGAGCTGCATGTCGAATTGATTCAAGCCTACCGCCCCTTGAGCGGTTTCGACATGGTGCTGTTGCCGGGCAGTAAAACCGTGCTGCGCGATTTGAGATGGCTGAAGCAACAAGGCTTGTTCGACGAAATCGAGCGTTTCGACAAAGCGGTGTTCGGTATTTGCGGCGGTTACCAGATGCTGTGCCGAACGTTGCACGACCCTGACGCTATCGAACACGACCGGCCCGGCAGCGAATCCGGATTCGGTTTTATCGATGACGAGGTGTTTTACCGGCTACCCAAGATCGTCCGGCGCGGCAGCTATGACCTGTTCGACTATCCGGGTTTGAGCGGCTATGAAATTCATTGCGGGCGCATGACTCAATTCCCGCTTTTTTATCGGCAAGGCGCGGTCGCCGGCACGCATGTACACGGCATTTTCGACAACGACGTATTTCGAACCGCTTATTTCAAAGCCCTGACCCCCGATTATCGGGGTTATGCCTACGCCGTCTACCGAGATGCTCAAATTCAGGGTTTCGCCGACCGGGTCGCGGCCAATTTGGATTTATCGTTAATCCTACAAGCATTACAGGAACAGGCATGA